One segment of Thermoanaerobacter kivui DNA contains the following:
- a CDS encoding DUF2284 domain-containing protein, with protein MEKSIFIEEAIKLGASKAIAISTADIVFDPRCRLKCIVPLCPNYRKNLMCPPFLPPFNEAKEMIQKYRWGILVIVETPVSQEKDKIETGSLKVYKIVSELEKAAFNKGYRFAAGFTSDSCKLCDKCVIAEKNDTTCRHPLQARPSMQAMGIDVTATLEKVVTSSLEFPPKEKIMWVGMVLIE; from the coding sequence ATGGAAAAATCTATATTTATAGAAGAAGCAATAAAACTAGGAGCATCAAAAGCAATTGCAATCTCTACAGCAGACATAGTGTTCGATCCAAGATGTCGACTTAAGTGTATTGTTCCTTTATGTCCTAACTACAGAAAAAATCTCATGTGTCCACCATTTTTGCCTCCTTTTAACGAAGCAAAAGAGATGATTCAAAAATATCGATGGGGAATATTGGTAATAGTTGAAACGCCTGTATCTCAGGAAAAAGATAAAATTGAAACAGGTTCTTTAAAAGTTTACAAAATTGTCAGTGAGTTAGAAAAAGCAGCTTTTAATAAAGGTTATAGATTTGCAGCAGGTTTCACTAGTGACTCGTGTAAGTTGTGCGACAAATGTGTAATTGCAGAAAAAAATGACACAACTTGCAGGCATCCCCTACAAGCACGGCCTTCCATGCAAGCAATGGGAATCGACGTAACCGCAACTCTCGAGAAAGTTGTCACATCTTCACTAGAATTTCCTCCAAAAGAAAAGATAATGTGGGTAGGGATGGTATTGATAGAGTGA